Genomic segment of Paenalkalicoccus suaedae:
GCGGATTTTATCCAATGAACATGCAATGTCAAACGTGCCGTCAAACTAAAGATTTCCGAGAATTTGGCGAACTATCGCCAGATCAATATAACGAGTAATCCTGCCTTTATCAACCAGCATGTTTTCCTCCTTTCACGCTCATGCTATAGGTGAAAGGAGGAATGAAATAATGAAAAAATCGCTCTTAACGTTAACATGTGCACTAACGCTAACAGCTGGAATGACAGCTTGTGGCAACATGAATCAAAACGGGGATGAGGCAGCGTATCATAACCCAAGTCACTACGGATTAGATACGCAACAGGCATCTTATTCCTATCCAGGTCAGACGACTGGAATGGCTCGAGGGGTAACTGGTAACCACCGCGAGGATATGGTGGATGAAAATGGTCTGTTAAATGGCAGGCTAACTGGTTACGATCGTCCAAACGGTAATGGTTATTATGCAACAGGCGATGGAAAGCTTGCTCGAGAGCTTGAAAAACGTGTTAGTCGTGAAGAAGGCGTAGCGGATACCGATGTCCTTGTTCGTGATAATGACATTCTAGTCGGTGTTAATTCCACGAATAATGGCATCGAACGTCGTGTCGAATCATTAGCAAAGCCGTTAGCTGGTAACCGAAATGTTCATGTTGTAACAGAAGACAATGGATTCGGTCGTATCCATGACATGGAGTCAAGACTCCGTGATGGCGGTGCTTTCGATGAGATTGGATCAACGTTTGATGCAATGCTCGATGATTTAGGCGATGCAGCAAGTCGTCCTTTCACGAGAACAAGGTAAGGAACACGGACACATGAATGGTTGCCAAAACCTTCATGTGTCTTTTATGATGAAAGGAGATGATAAAAAAGGGGATTATACTCATGGCTGGACACTCAAAATGGAGTAATATTAAACACCGTAAAGGGCGTCAGGACGCAAAGCGTGGCAAAATTTTTACCAAAATATCAAAAGAAATATTTCAAGCGGTTCGTCAGTCTGGCGATAATGCAGATACGAATGCAGCACTTCGGATTGCATTAGATAAAGCGAGACAGGCAAACATGCCCAATGACAACATTGATCGAACGATTAAAAAAGCTTTAGGTAATGTGGAAGGAATTACATACGAAGAAGTCATCTACGAAGGCTATGCTCCTTATGGAGTTGCTGTTTACGTAGAGGCTTTGACAGAAAATCGGAATCGAACTGCGGCCGAGGTACGTCTGGCTTTTAATAAGAATGGAGGCAACCTTGGTGAAAGTGGTTGTGTAGCGTTTATGTTCGAGCGAAAAGGTGTCATCGTTGCGGAAAAGACACATGATTTTGATGAGGAAGAATTTTTGTTAGAAATCTTAGAAGCTGGAGCATTGGACGCGCAGTCAGAAGAGGATGTAGTAGAGATTTATTCGGATCAAGAGGCGTTTGAGTCCGTAAAAGAAGCTGCAAACAACCAAGAGGAGCTGACGATTCTTTCGGCAGAGGTAACGATGGTGCCAGATACAAAAATGGAGCTTTCTGAAGAACAGCTAGATGAGGTTATGAAGCTTGTTGATGCACTATTTGATAGTGATGATGTACAACGAGTTTCGCATAGCGCTAAGCTATAAGAGAAAAGCTCCTCATAATTCTTTCGAGAATGTTCATACTAGGGCTAAGAGGTGATGTTAATGCCAGCTTTAGCACTAGTAGCTACTGTTTTGTCTATGCTAACCATCATTGAGCAGGATTACTGTGGTGACAAGATGGAGGAGACAGTGGTATCAATGGAGCTTGAGGCAATGGAGGATATTTGGGCGGACTATTCGGAGTGGAATTACGTCGGTCCACGAGCCAACGGTGACATGGTTTTTGAGCGGAAAACATGCGAGTAAACGAAAGGGAGCCAAGAGATTGGCTCTTTTTGTTATTGCTTAGGATAGAAATAAAAGGTGAGCTACAACAACGTATGTAAAGTCCATAAATCTGGAATGGGGAACATAACTCCGAAATGAGGCACATAACTCTGTGCAAAAAGAGGATAAAGTCCATAACTCCGAATTGCGGAACATAAAAACAGAACGGAGAACATAACTTTTACATTAGGAACATAACTCCGAAATAAAGCACATAACCATAAAAAAACTATAAAATACTCTTTGTCACACGATCAAAAGCTAGATGAAAAAGCCAAAACTAGCGCGAGAAGAGCCAACTCACCTATAACCATAGTTGCACTTCGCGCATTAAGCTAATCCATGCGCGTTTTCAATCGGTTTAGTACATAGCTCTAGGAACAGAATAGAAAGACGTTTAATAAGAACTTCATCATATCTGACAATCTTAAATGTTCCTCTCCAACTCTAACAAATCCCACCCTTTTTGAACTCCTCACAAAAAGTAGCCATTTACATGCGCTCGTATGATAAAATAGAAATGTGTGTTCGTAATATTGGAGGAATGACAATGATAGAGATGTTAACTGGAAAGGTTGTTCATATAGAGCTTGAGACGGTAACGCTAGATGTCCATGGTGTTGGCTACCTGCTTCACTGTGGGAATCCATATCGTTACCAAGAGTTTTTAGAGGAAACAGTAACAATTTATACGTACCAGCAT
This window contains:
- a CDS encoding YhcN/YlaJ family sporulation lipoprotein produces the protein MKKSLLTLTCALTLTAGMTACGNMNQNGDEAAYHNPSHYGLDTQQASYSYPGQTTGMARGVTGNHREDMVDENGLLNGRLTGYDRPNGNGYYATGDGKLARELEKRVSREEGVADTDVLVRDNDILVGVNSTNNGIERRVESLAKPLAGNRNVHVVTEDNGFGRIHDMESRLRDGGAFDEIGSTFDAMLDDLGDAASRPFTRTR
- a CDS encoding YebC/PmpR family DNA-binding transcriptional regulator, encoding MAGHSKWSNIKHRKGRQDAKRGKIFTKISKEIFQAVRQSGDNADTNAALRIALDKARQANMPNDNIDRTIKKALGNVEGITYEEVIYEGYAPYGVAVYVEALTENRNRTAAEVRLAFNKNGGNLGESGCVAFMFERKGVIVAEKTHDFDEEEFLLEILEAGALDAQSEEDVVEIYSDQEAFESVKEAANNQEELTILSAEVTMVPDTKMELSEEQLDEVMKLVDALFDSDDVQRVSHSAKL